A window of Desmospora profundinema genomic DNA:
AAGTGGAGAAACAGTGGGCGGAGCTGGTCTATGACGGGCTGTGGTTTTCTCCTTTGAAACAGGCCTTGGATGCTTTTGTCGACCAGACACAGGAAACGGTAACCGGTACGGTACGGGTTCGTCTTCATAAAGGGCAGGCGACGGTAACAGGACGCCAGTCGGCCCATTCCCTTTACAGTGAAGAGCTGGCTACTTACTCTCAGGATGATACGTTTGACCATCAAGCGGCTGTCGGTTTTATCCGGTTGTGGGGATTGCCGACGGAAGTAGAAGGCAAGGTCAATCCGAAAAAGGAGGATTCCGATTTCGATGAAACTTTGGGGCGGGCGCTTCACCAAGCCAACCAACCAACTGGTTGAAGAATACACAGCCTCGATCGGCTTTGACCAACTCCTGGTGGAAGAAGATATCCGAGGCAGCCTCGCCCATGTGAAAATGTTGGGGGCAAGCGGGATCCTTTCGCCGGACGAAATGGAAATCATATCCAATGGACTGACAACGATCCGGGACCGGGTTCGGGCCGGGGAGGTGGAGTTTTCCGTCTCTCTGGAAGATATCCATATGAATATTGAACAGCTGTTGATCGAAGAGGTGGGCCCTGTGGGTGGAAAGCTGCACACGGGGAGGAGCCGTAATGATCAAGTGGCACTGGATATGCATCTGTATGTCCGTGCCCGTACCTTGGAAATGATCCAGGGTCTGTTAGCGGTTCAAAAAGCACTCGTGATGCAGGCCGAAGCCCATGTGGATACGTTGTTGCCCGGATATACACATCTACAGCGGGCTCAACCGGTTCGGCTGGCACACCACCTGTTGGCTTATGCGGAGATGTTTGGGCGTGATGTGGAACGGTTTATGGACAGCTACAAGCGGGTAAACATGATGCCGCTCGGTGCGGGGGCGATCGCCGGCACTCCCTTTCCGATCGATCGGGAACAGGTGGCGGCGGAACTGGAATTTGACCGATTGTACGAAAACAGCATGGACGCGGTGAGCGATCGGGATTATCTGGTGGAGTTTTTGGCCAACGCTTCGCTGGTGATGGTTCACCTGTCACGGCTGTCGGAAGAACTGATCCTCTGGTCCAGTGAAGAGTTCGGCTATGTGGAGCTGGATGACGCCTTTTGTACCGGAAGCAGCATGATGCCGCAGAAAAAAAATCCCGATGTTCCAGAGCTGATTCGGGGTAAGACAGGGCGGGTGATGGGGCATTGGGTAGCGTTGCTGACGACGCTGAAGGCGCTGCCGCTCACCTACAACAAAGACATGCAGGAGGACAAGGAAGGGGTGTTTGATACGGTAGCCACCCTGTCCGGTGCCTTGGCGTTGACCGCGCCCATGTTAGAAGGGATGAACGTGAAAACGGATCGGATGCGGCAACACGCGGAAGAAGGGTTTGCCGCTGCCACTGATGTGGCGGATTATTTGGCAGCCAAGGGCGTTCCCTTCCGCGAGGCTCATGCGGTCGTGGGCCGTCTCGTTCTTCATTGCATTCAGGAGGGAGAAACCCTTTCCGGCCTTTCACTGGATGCCTATCGGAAATTTCACCCGGCGTTTGAGGCGGATATCCATCAACGCATCCATGTGGAGGCAGTGGCTGACGCCCGGGATGTACGGGGTGGGACCGCCCGGAATCGGGTTTTGTCAGCACTAAAACAAAAAAAGGAACAGTTGGATGAAACCTTGGCATGGTTGGACACCGTTTAATAATTCGGGTCCGATGTCGATCGGTTGATTCACTGTTAACATCGGAACCCTGCCCGTCAAGAGGACTGGCAGGGTTTGATCTGTCTAATCTATGACATTTACCCGCGCCTCCTCTGGGAAAATACCAGAAGCGTGATATAATAGATTGTGATTTACACTTATGTATACCTTATTTTTCCTTCCATCTGTTCCGGGTCGACAGTGTTTTGACAGTTATAATCATAAGGGTGGCTACCCAATTGCATATGAGGGTGATAGCGTGATTGAAATGCATGATGTGTACAAAGTTTACGGCAACGGGGTTAAAGCCCTGAACGGGATCAATGTCAAAATCGACCAGGGTGAATTTGTCTATGTAGTGGGGCCCAGCGGTGCCGGGAAAAGTACCTTTATCAAATTGATGTATCGGGAAGAAAAGCCGACCCACGGTGTGATCTTGATCAATGGTGTCAACATCAAGCGGGTTCGGGATTGGAAAATTCCGTATCTTCGTCGCAACATTGGCGTTGTATTTCAGGATTATAAATTGCTGCCCAATATGACCGCTTATGAAAATGTCGCATTTGCGATGGAAGCGGTGGAAGCCCCCCGTCGCAAAATCCGGCGCCGGGTGCAGGAAATGCTGGAGTTGGTGGGGCTGTATGACCGCATGAACGCCCTGCCTTCCCAGTTGTCCGGGGGGGAGCAGCAGCGTGTTTCCATCGCCCGGGCAATGGTGAACAACCCCAACTTCATCATTGCTGATGAGCCCACCGGGAACTTGGATCCGGAAAACTCCTGGGACATCATGTACTTGCTGGAGGAGATCAACACCCGCGGAACCACCGTGGTGATGGCGACTCACAACAAAGAGATTGTAAACACCATGCGCAAGCGCGTGATTGCAGTGGAACAAGGGATTATTGTCCGCGACGAGCAGCAGGGGGAATACGGTTATGAAGATTGACACGATGTTTCGACACATTCGTGAAGCGTTTAAAAGCATTATTCGCAACGGATGGATGACATTTGCAGCTGTCAGCGCTAGCGGAGTGACCTTGCTTATTTTCGGATTTTTCCTCGTGTTCGCATTCAACATCAGTTTTATGGCGGGTGAACTGGACAAGCAGGTGTCTGTTCGTGCTTCGCTCAGCGCAACAGCCTCCGCCGACAATATCGATCAGTTGAAAGAGCAGATCCAAAAAGATCCCATGGTCGCGGATGTGGAGTTCGTCTCAAAAGAAGATGGACTCAAAATGATGAAAGAGCAATGGGGGGATGACAGCGAGTATTTGGACGGTTTGGAAAAAGACAACCCGTTGCCGGATACGCTGGTAATCAAAGCAGTCGATCCCCAGAAAACACCGGAGTTGAAGGAGAAAATAAAAAAATTCAATTTTGTAGATGATGCAGATGCTGGGGAAGGTGTTACCGACCGATTGCTCGATCTGTCCTCTTTGGTCCGCAATGTGGTGCTGTTGTTTGGTTTGGGCCTCGCCGTTTTGGCCGCCTTTTTGATCTCCAATACGATTAAACTCACTATTTTTGCACGCCGTCGGGAAATTGAAGTTATGCGCTTGGTAGGTGCCAGCAACTGGTTTATTCGATGGCCCTTCTTCTTTGAAGGCGGATTAATTGGAATCCTAGGCTCTATCATTCCAGTGGCGGTTGTGTTGGCTGTTTACAGCGGGATCATCCGGGTTTTGGATGCAGATAGCGCCTATGGTTTCTTCAAATTACTCCCGATGTCGTCCATTTCCATGTGGGTCGCAGGCGTGACCATCCTGCTCGGTGTGATTATCGGGGTATGGGGAAGTATGATTTCCATCCGCCGGTTCTTAAAGGTTTAAATTCCCAATGGTACAACTCTGACAGGAGGAGATGGCGTGAAACGAAAGTGGCTTGCGGGGCTTACGGCGCTGACGTTGACGGTGACCCTCCTGGCGCCCGGTCCGGTGTCGGCTGACGAGATCGACGAGAAAAAAGATGCCATCAAAGAGCGGGACAAGGAGATTCAACGGATTGAAAAAGAGAGAAACGAGACGGAGAAGGATCTTCAATCCACATTTGCGGAACTGAATGACCGGAAAAAGGAACTTAACCAACTGAACCATGAGGTTTACCAAACCGAACAAGCGCTCAAAAAGAGCGAGAAAAAGTTGGAGGAGAAAGAAAAACAGCTGGAAGAGCAGCAGAGGCTGTTTAAAGAACGGGTTCGGTCGATCTATCAACAGGGAGAGATGTTCTATTTTCAGACGTTGGTGGATGCCGGTTCCATCGATGAATTCCTTTCCCGCCTCGAATTCGTCAGACAGGTGGCCAAGCGGGATCAAACGCTGATTGCAGGATATGAACGAGACCGCAAGGAGTTGGCGGAAGAAAGAGAAAATATGGAAGAGCTTTTGGCCAAGCGAAAAGAGAAGAGTGAGCAGGCGCAAAAGCTGCATGACGATTTGACAGCGGAGTACAAAAAATACGAAAAAGACCTCTCCAAGCTCTCCAAAGAACAGGAAAACCTGGAAGAGGTAAACGAGGAAGAGAGAAAGAAAGTCCGGGACCTCGTTCGAAAACGGCAACAGGAGCGGCAACGGACCGACCCCTCTTCCGGCAAATACGAGGGTGGTAAGTTCCTATGGCCGGTAAAAGGAGCACCGTTGACTTCGCCCTACGGTATGCGTTACCATCCCGTACGCAAGGAGAACCGCATGCATACCGGCATTGATCTGGGGGCTCCTCTGGGAACACCCATCCTTGCTGCGGCTTCCGGCAAAGTGATCGATTCCCGACCGGCATCCGGCTATGGATACATCATTATCATCGATCATGGTGGAGGACTGTCTACCCTGTACGCTCATATGTATGCCCAAGGGGCAAAAGTGAGCGCGGGGCAGGAAGTGTCCAAAGGGCAAGTGATCGCCGAGGTGGGGAACAATGGCTGGTCGACCGGACCGCATTTGCACTTTGAGGTACTGAAAAATGGAAACCATACCGATCCGATGCCGTATTTCAAACAGTAGTGGATTTGGTTGTTGTCGTGGATGAGGAGTGGAGCGGATGAAGTGGCGAATGCTTGTCGGAACCATGGTTCTCTGTCTGAGCATGGGTCTCTTCCCTTTTGGGAAGGCTCAGGCAGAGAATGATGCGGAAAAAGCCAGGGATGAGTTAGAGGAGATTCGTGGGGAAAAGGACGATTTGAAAGGCGAATTGAAGGAGATTGCCGAGAAGCTGGATCAATACGAGCAAAAAATGGACGAGCTGGCGAACGAAATTGACGAAGCCAATCAGGAGATTGAAAAAACGGAGGATCGCCTGATTGTGATCCAGGAAAAATTGGACGAAAAAGATGCCAGTTTCCGTGATCGCGTCCGGAGTTTGTATCAGCAGGGGGAGATGGGTCATATGACCTCTCTCTTTGAATCTCGCTCATTGGGAGAATTCCTGGCCCGTTTCGAGACGTTGCGCCTGTTGGTCAAGCAAGATCGACACCTGGTGGACGAAGTGGCCAATCAGAAAAAAGCGGAATTGAAACATAAACGGGCATTGGCCCAGTTGGAACGGGAGAAAAAGAAAAAAGTGGAAGAGGCGGAAGAAGCCTTTGAAGAGATGATGGCGCTTCGCCAAAAAAACCGGACCCAACTGGCCCAGATCGAAGAGAAAGAGCAGATTAAGGAATCCGAAGTGCGACAGATCAACTTGTTGGCCGCCAAAAACGGGGATTTCAAATACGAGGGTGGTCCTCTCAGTTGGCCGGGGGACAATCGCGAGATCACGTCTTCTTTCGGGTATCGGACACATCCGGTAACCAAGGTGTATAAACTCCATACCGGCATGGATATTCGCGCCAAGATGGGTGATCCCATCTATGCTGCCGCCGATGGTGTGGTAATGGAGAGTAAACCGGCTGCGGGATACGGTTGGATTATCCTTTTGGATCATGGTAGCGGTTTGACGACCCTTTATGCCCATATGTACCCCAACCAGGTGATGGTAAACAAGGGGGACTGGGTGGAACGAGGAGAGACGATCGCCCGTGTGGGCAGCTACGGTTTTTCCACTGGGCCCCACAATCACTTTGAAGTCCGTGAAAATGGTGAGCTGAAAAATCCGATTAACTACCTGAAATGATGGATGCCCATCCCGGGTGGCCTTTCACAGGCATCCCGGGTTTCTTTGTCCAAAGCGGATGGAGCTAGTGTCCGTTCTACCCCTATCGATCGTGTTTACGTGGAGGCCAAGAAAAACAGGTCGAAGTTACCTGAAGGGGTGGTACCCCTTCTTGTACGGAACGGGGAAATTTGCTAGAGTGTAGCTGATAATAACTTTCGAATGCCTGTCATATACTTGGATAAATCCCGAGGGTTTTCCATTGTCACAGGGGGCGTCAACCGGTCCAGCACATCGGGGTCTCCCTTTTTTGGTGGACCGCTCGAGAGAGGGCAAAGGGTGGTGTTTGGATGTATATGCGTGGACGTACCGTGGCCCTGTTACTGGTGTGTGCCGTCCTCTTCAGCAGTCTGGCGACGGCGACGGTGTTGGGTGGCGGTGGTTTGCTTTCGCAAGTGACAGGCTCTCCAGCCGGTCAAGACACCCAAGGGTTGGATCGGCATATCGACAAGCTGAGAGAAGCCTATGGATTGATTCAATCCCAATACATCGGCGAAGTAAAGGAGCAGCAACTGATCGACGGAGCCATCCGCGGGATGGTGGATTCGTTGGACGATCCTTATTCCGCTTATATGGATAAAAACATGGCGAAGCAGTTCCATTCATCCCTGGAATCCTCCTTTCAGGGGATAGGGGCTGAAGTAACCATGAAGAACGGTCGGGTAACCATTGTTTCTCCGTTTAAGGATTCACCAGCCGAAAAAGCGGGTCTGAGACCGGAAGATCAGATCCACAAGGTGAATGGCGAAAGCTTGGAAGGTCTGGATCTGAACGAAGCCGTGGAAAAAATCAAGGGTCCCAAAGGATCCAAGGCCAAGTTGGAAGTAGTGCGACCGGGTCAGAGCGAAATCCTGAAGATTACGGTGGTCCGAGATGAAATCCCCATCGAGACAGTCCGGTCGGATTGGATGGACGGGGGGATCGGTCGCATCGACATCTCTCAGTTTTCCGAAGATACCTCCAAGGAATTCACCAAGCAACTGAAGGAATTGGAGGAGAAGGGGATGAAAGGGCTGGTGATCGATGTCCGGGGCAATCCAGGCGGTCTTCTGCCGGCAGTTCTGGAGATCGGGGAACAATTGGTGCCGGACGAAAAAGTGATCATGATGACGGAAGATAAATCCGGAAACCGGGTGAAGTATCAGTCTAAATTAAAGGGAAAGAAAGAATATCCCATTGTGGTTTTGACAGACAAGGGTTCCGCCAGCGCTTCTGAAATTCTGGCGGGTGCCTTGCAGGAAGCCGGTGGGTATAAAGTGGTGGGTCAAACCACTTTCGGCAAGGGAACCGTCCAGACAGCCAAGGATTTTGATGACGGCAGCAACATCAAACTGACCATGGCCAAGTGGCTCACTCCCGACGGCAATTGGATCAACAAAGAAGGGGTTCAGCCTGATGTGGAAGTGGAAATGCCGGAATACTATCAAGCGACGCCTCCCCAGCCGGATAAGCCATTGAAGCGGGACATGTCCGATTCGCAAGTGCGCAACCTGCAACTGGTGTTAGAGAGCCTGGGCTTTCGCCCCGACCGTACGGATGGTTACTTCAGCGAACAGACGGAAACGGCGGTGAAGGCATTCCAGAAGACGGAAAACCTCGATGTCACCGGGGAAGTGGATGAAAAAACGGCGCTGCAATTGCAGGAAGCGTTTATTGAAATGATGAGAGAGCCGGATAACGACCTGCAATTGCGGGTCGGGATCGAAACACTGAAAAAAGAGATAAAGTAACATGACGGGCCCGGGTCCTTCGGGCTCTTTTTTCGTTTCTTACTTCCGGGAGGAAAGCGCCTTTATGATGTGGAACTTCTTGGAGAGTATATTCGGCAGATTTCGAGAGGGTTTATAGAGAAGGGGGGATATCGATGGAAATAACACCTGCCTTCTGGGGGGAATGGATGGACACCTGGACGCAGATGTTGGTTCACCCCTTGTGGTTGGCGGCCATCTTGTTGGCCGCTTGGCAATTTGCTTGGAAAAGCTTGCAAGAGGAGCAGCGATACGGAGGAAAACTAAACCCGCCTACCCCGCTTTTTTTGCAGAGTCTGGCATGGGGAATTGCGGCGGGATGGTTGTTAACTCCTTTGTTGTTGACGTTGCCGTTGTCGATCCAATGGAACGAATTATTTTGGGTGTGGGGAGTCGCCTTGTTTTTATGTTGCATTCGGCTGCGGTTCGCCTGTTTTGCTTACAGTGCCGGTTTGTTATCATTGGTCAGCCTCACCTGGCAATCGATGGGTGAACCGGTTCCTGCCGGGGCGGGCGGCGTCGTGTGGAACGCGTTGTATCATTTCTCCGTTTCCGATTGGATGGCGGTAGTGGTCGCGCTTCATTTGGCGGAATGGTGGTTGGTGCGGGTGGATGGCCAACAGGGCGGTACGCCGGTTACAGCGAAGGATCCCCACAACGAGATTTTGGGTGGTTACCGTCTCCAGAAAGTATGGCCGCTACCTTTGTTTATTCCTTCCCCTGTCGGTGTGATCCCCTTGCCTGTTCTGACAGGGTTTGCCCGTATCAATCTATCGCGACCGCCAGAGCAGCAAAAACGCCGATCCTCGTCCCTGATCCTGTTATTTGCTTTGATTCTGCTGTCTTTGGTGGTTACCGCTCGGTGGTGGGAGCCGCTTTTGTGGTTGACCGCCGCTTTCTCCGTCATCGGTCATGAAGCTCTCTACTTGCTGGGACGACATCGGGAGAAAAAGCGGTTTCCCCTTTACGGGGCGGTTCCCGATGGGGTCAAGATCTGGGTGGTGCTGCCCGGTACCCCGGCGGATTCCATGGGATTAAAACCTGGTGACGTTTTGCTCCGGGTTAATGGCCAACCAACTCGCAGCGGTCCGGAACTGAAGGCGGCCATTCGCCGATCTGCCGCTTTCGCAAAATTGGAATTGAAGGATGAACAAGGAGAGGCCAAATTGGCCCAATGCCCGGTATATGAGGGAGATCCACCGCTCTTGGGAATCGTTCCTGCGCCGGAATCCGACTTTGCGGCACAAAAGGCGGCGAAAAAGGAAAATCCTGCGATGCCGTCGGTAGATCCGACCTTGTGACAGGAGAATCATTTTGTTAAAAAAAGGAATCTCTCGGAAAGTGGTACGGAGAGGAAGATCGGTGGTCAGACTCGACTGTTTAATCAATAGAACGCCCCTCTGGGGCGTTTTTTATATAAAAGGATAAACGGGATGACTTTCAGAACGAATGTTCCTATTATGGTGCCCGTTTGTGGTATAATGGGATAGATGACAGATCGAGGTGATGGACATGATATCAAAGACTTTTCGCATGGTGTCGGAATACGAGCCGAGTGGCGATCAGCCCGGTGCGATTGAAGCATTGACCACCGGAGTCCTGTCGGGCAAAAAGCACCAGACTCTCCTGGGGGCGACGGGAACGGGGAAAACCTTCACCATCGCACATACCATCGCCCGGGTGGAGAAGCCGACGCTGGTGATCGCACCCAACAAAACTTTGGCTGCCCAATTGTGTGGGGAACTAAAAGAATTATTTCCGGAAAATGCGGTTGAGTATTTCGTCAGTTACTACGATTATTACCAGCCTGAGGCGTACGTGCCGCAGACCGATACCTATATTGAAAAAGACTCGTCGATCAACGATGAAATCGATAAGCTCCGCCACTCCGCCACCAGTGCGCTGTTTGAACGGAATGACGTGATTATCGTCGCCAGTGTTTCCTGTATTTACGGCTTGGGTTCCCCGGAAGAGTACCGGGAGCAGGTCGTGCCTCTGCGTGTTGGGATGGAACGGGACCGGAACGCCGTGTTGCGCGATTTGGTGGATATCCAGTATGAGCGCAACGATATGAACTTTGTTCGAGGAACGTTTCGGGTCCGGGGGGACGTCATCGAAATTTTCCCGGTTTCCCGAGGTGAACAAGCGGTTCGGGTGGAGTTTTTCGGGGATGAGATTGAACGGATCCGGGAGATTGATGTACTGACCGGTGAGGTCGTCGGAGACCGAGAGCATATTGCCATTTTTCCGGCTTCTCATTATGTGACGCGGGAAGCGGTAATGCAGCGGGCGTTAAAACAGATTGAGGCAGAACTGGAAGAGAAGCTGAAAATGTTCCAGGATGCTGGCAAACTCTTGGAAGCACAGCGTCTGGAACAGCGGACCCGCTACGACATGGAGATGATGCGGGAGGTGGGTTTTTGTTCTGGGATTGAGAACTATTCCCGCCACTTGGTTGGAAAAAAGGCGGGAGAGGCTCCCTATACCCTGCTGGACTACTTCCCTGACGATTTTTTGATCATCATTGATGAGTCCCATGTAACCGTGCCGCAGATTGGGGCGATGTACAAGGGAGACCGCTCCCGTAAGGAAATGCTGGTGGATCACGGGTTCCGTCTTCCCTCCGCACTGGACAACCGCCCCTTGCGTTTCGAGGAATTCGAGGAGCGGGTAAACCAGGCTATTTTCGTATCTGCTACTCCCGGCCCCTATGAGTTGGAACACGCACCGGATGTGGTGGAACAAATCATCCGGCCCACCGGATTGGTAGATCCCCGTATTCATGTTCGGCCCATTCAAGGGCAAATTGATGATCTCATCGGCGAAATCCATCAACGGCTGCAGCGGGATGAGCGGGTTTTGATCACCACCTTAACCAAAAAGATGGCTGAGGACCTGACCGATTACCTCAAAGAAGCCGGCATTAAGGTGCAATATCTGCATTCGGACATTAAAACGATCCAGCGGATGCAAATTTTGCGGGAGCTTCGTCTGGGTGAATTTGACGTTTTGGTAGGAATCAACTTGTTGCGGGAGGGATTGGACTTGCCCGAAGTTTCCCTGGTGGCCATTTTGGATGCCGACAAAGAAGGGTTTTTACGGGCGGAGCGATCCCTCATTCAGACTATCGGCCGGGCGGCCCGTAATGCCAACGGCGAGGTAATCATGTATGCCGACAGGATGACCGACTCTATGAAGCGGGCGATCGAGGAGACGGAACGCCGCCGCGCTATTCAAATCGCCCACAACCGAAAGCACGGAATTGAGCCCGCCACGATTAAAAAAGCGGTGCGGGATGTGATCGAGGCCACCAAGGTGGCGGAAGAGCCGGAAACGTATCAGGCGGCACCGGACATGGCAAAAATGGGGAAGAAAGAACGAACAAAGATGATTCAACGCCTGGAAAAAGAGATGAAACAAGCGGCCAAGGACTTGCAGTTCGAGCAAGCGGCGAAACTTCGGGACCTGATCATCGAGTTGAAAGCGGAGGGAGCGTAAACCTTGTCACAAGAACATATCGTCATTCGCGGTGCCCGCGTGCACAATTTGAAGGAAGTGGATGTGACCATTCCCCGCGACCGTTTTGTCGTATTGACGGGGTTGTCAGGCTCCGGCAAATCTTCCCTCGCATTTGACACCATCTATGCGGAAGGACAGCGGCGGTATGTGGAATCCCTGTCCGCTTACGCCCGTCAATTTTTAGGGCAGATGGATAAACCGGATGTGGATTCCATCGAAGGGCTCTCCCCGGCGATTTCCATCGATCAGAAAACGACCAGCCGCAACCCCCGTTCCACGGTGGGGACGGTGACGGAGATCTATGATTATCTCCGTCTTCTATTCGCTCGGGTGGGGCGCCCTACTTGTCCCGAACACGGGACCCCGATCACGTCCCAAACCGTTCAGCAGATGGCGGATCGAATCTTGGAACTGCCGGAACGGACGCGCATCCAGGTGATGGCTCCCATGGTGAGCGGAAGAAAGGGAGAGCATGTCAAGCTGTTGGAGGATATCGGGAAACAAGGTTTCGTCCGTGTCCGGGTGGATGGGGAGATCCGCGATCTGTCCGAGGAAATCCGACTGGAGAAAAATAAAAAGCATTCCATCGAAGTGGTTGTAGACCGGATTGTGGTGAAGCCGGGAGTGGAGACCCGGTTGACCGACTCCCTGGAGACGGCTC
This region includes:
- the argH gene encoding argininosuccinate lyase, which translates into the protein MKLWGGRFTKPTNQLVEEYTASIGFDQLLVEEDIRGSLAHVKMLGASGILSPDEMEIISNGLTTIRDRVRAGEVEFSVSLEDIHMNIEQLLIEEVGPVGGKLHTGRSRNDQVALDMHLYVRARTLEMIQGLLAVQKALVMQAEAHVDTLLPGYTHLQRAQPVRLAHHLLAYAEMFGRDVERFMDSYKRVNMMPLGAGAIAGTPFPIDREQVAAELEFDRLYENSMDAVSDRDYLVEFLANASLVMVHLSRLSEELILWSSEEFGYVELDDAFCTGSSMMPQKKNPDVPELIRGKTGRVMGHWVALLTTLKALPLTYNKDMQEDKEGVFDTVATLSGALALTAPMLEGMNVKTDRMRQHAEEGFAAATDVADYLAAKGVPFREAHAVVGRLVLHCIQEGETLSGLSLDAYRKFHPAFEADIHQRIHVEAVADARDVRGGTARNRVLSALKQKKEQLDETLAWLDTV
- the ftsE gene encoding cell division ATP-binding protein FtsE encodes the protein MIEMHDVYKVYGNGVKALNGINVKIDQGEFVYVVGPSGAGKSTFIKLMYREEKPTHGVILINGVNIKRVRDWKIPYLRRNIGVVFQDYKLLPNMTAYENVAFAMEAVEAPRRKIRRRVQEMLELVGLYDRMNALPSQLSGGEQQRVSIARAMVNNPNFIIADEPTGNLDPENSWDIMYLLEEINTRGTTVVMATHNKEIVNTMRKRVIAVEQGIIVRDEQQGEYGYED
- the ftsX gene encoding permease-like cell division protein FtsX yields the protein MKIDTMFRHIREAFKSIIRNGWMTFAAVSASGVTLLIFGFFLVFAFNISFMAGELDKQVSVRASLSATASADNIDQLKEQIQKDPMVADVEFVSKEDGLKMMKEQWGDDSEYLDGLEKDNPLPDTLVIKAVDPQKTPELKEKIKKFNFVDDADAGEGVTDRLLDLSSLVRNVVLLFGLGLAVLAAFLISNTIKLTIFARRREIEVMRLVGASNWFIRWPFFFEGGLIGILGSIIPVAVVLAVYSGIIRVLDADSAYGFFKLLPMSSISMWVAGVTILLGVIIGVWGSMISIRRFLKV
- a CDS encoding murein hydrolase activator EnvC family protein, which codes for MKRKWLAGLTALTLTVTLLAPGPVSADEIDEKKDAIKERDKEIQRIEKERNETEKDLQSTFAELNDRKKELNQLNHEVYQTEQALKKSEKKLEEKEKQLEEQQRLFKERVRSIYQQGEMFYFQTLVDAGSIDEFLSRLEFVRQVAKRDQTLIAGYERDRKELAEERENMEELLAKRKEKSEQAQKLHDDLTAEYKKYEKDLSKLSKEQENLEEVNEEERKKVRDLVRKRQQERQRTDPSSGKYEGGKFLWPVKGAPLTSPYGMRYHPVRKENRMHTGIDLGAPLGTPILAAASGKVIDSRPASGYGYIIIIDHGGGLSTLYAHMYAQGAKVSAGQEVSKGQVIAEVGNNGWSTGPHLHFEVLKNGNHTDPMPYFKQ
- a CDS encoding murein hydrolase activator EnvC family protein, which codes for MKWRMLVGTMVLCLSMGLFPFGKAQAENDAEKARDELEEIRGEKDDLKGELKEIAEKLDQYEQKMDELANEIDEANQEIEKTEDRLIVIQEKLDEKDASFRDRVRSLYQQGEMGHMTSLFESRSLGEFLARFETLRLLVKQDRHLVDEVANQKKAELKHKRALAQLEREKKKKVEEAEEAFEEMMALRQKNRTQLAQIEEKEQIKESEVRQINLLAAKNGDFKYEGGPLSWPGDNREITSSFGYRTHPVTKVYKLHTGMDIRAKMGDPIYAAADGVVMESKPAAGYGWIILLDHGSGLTTLYAHMYPNQVMVNKGDWVERGETIARVGSYGFSTGPHNHFEVRENGELKNPINYLK
- a CDS encoding S41 family peptidase — encoded protein: MRGRTVALLLVCAVLFSSLATATVLGGGGLLSQVTGSPAGQDTQGLDRHIDKLREAYGLIQSQYIGEVKEQQLIDGAIRGMVDSLDDPYSAYMDKNMAKQFHSSLESSFQGIGAEVTMKNGRVTIVSPFKDSPAEKAGLRPEDQIHKVNGESLEGLDLNEAVEKIKGPKGSKAKLEVVRPGQSEILKITVVRDEIPIETVRSDWMDGGIGRIDISQFSEDTSKEFTKQLKELEEKGMKGLVIDVRGNPGGLLPAVLEIGEQLVPDEKVIMMTEDKSGNRVKYQSKLKGKKEYPIVVLTDKGSASASEILAGALQEAGGYKVVGQTTFGKGTVQTAKDFDDGSNIKLTMAKWLTPDGNWINKEGVQPDVEVEMPEYYQATPPQPDKPLKRDMSDSQVRNLQLVLESLGFRPDRTDGYFSEQTETAVKAFQKTENLDVTGEVDEKTALQLQEAFIEMMREPDNDLQLRVGIETLKKEIK
- a CDS encoding PDZ domain-containing protein, yielding MEITPAFWGEWMDTWTQMLVHPLWLAAILLAAWQFAWKSLQEEQRYGGKLNPPTPLFLQSLAWGIAAGWLLTPLLLTLPLSIQWNELFWVWGVALFLCCIRLRFACFAYSAGLLSLVSLTWQSMGEPVPAGAGGVVWNALYHFSVSDWMAVVVALHLAEWWLVRVDGQQGGTPVTAKDPHNEILGGYRLQKVWPLPLFIPSPVGVIPLPVLTGFARINLSRPPEQQKRRSSSLILLFALILLSLVVTARWWEPLLWLTAAFSVIGHEALYLLGRHREKKRFPLYGAVPDGVKIWVVLPGTPADSMGLKPGDVLLRVNGQPTRSGPELKAAIRRSAAFAKLELKDEQGEAKLAQCPVYEGDPPLLGIVPAPESDFAAQKAAKKENPAMPSVDPTL
- the uvrB gene encoding excinuclease ABC subunit UvrB, with translation MISKTFRMVSEYEPSGDQPGAIEALTTGVLSGKKHQTLLGATGTGKTFTIAHTIARVEKPTLVIAPNKTLAAQLCGELKELFPENAVEYFVSYYDYYQPEAYVPQTDTYIEKDSSINDEIDKLRHSATSALFERNDVIIVASVSCIYGLGSPEEYREQVVPLRVGMERDRNAVLRDLVDIQYERNDMNFVRGTFRVRGDVIEIFPVSRGEQAVRVEFFGDEIERIREIDVLTGEVVGDREHIAIFPASHYVTREAVMQRALKQIEAELEEKLKMFQDAGKLLEAQRLEQRTRYDMEMMREVGFCSGIENYSRHLVGKKAGEAPYTLLDYFPDDFLIIIDESHVTVPQIGAMYKGDRSRKEMLVDHGFRLPSALDNRPLRFEEFEERVNQAIFVSATPGPYELEHAPDVVEQIIRPTGLVDPRIHVRPIQGQIDDLIGEIHQRLQRDERVLITTLTKKMAEDLTDYLKEAGIKVQYLHSDIKTIQRMQILRELRLGEFDVLVGINLLREGLDLPEVSLVAILDADKEGFLRAERSLIQTIGRAARNANGEVIMYADRMTDSMKRAIEETERRRAIQIAHNRKHGIEPATIKKAVRDVIEATKVAEEPETYQAAPDMAKMGKKERTKMIQRLEKEMKQAAKDLQFEQAAKLRDLIIELKAEGA